The following are encoded together in the Malaya genurostris strain Urasoe2022 chromosome 3, Malgen_1.1, whole genome shotgun sequence genome:
- the LOC131434107 gene encoding uncharacterized protein LOC131434107: MQAAKAPSEKKMKAKEIKRRNIIEALKRMDEFLMNFDPTQHQHEVPIRLERLDKLIETFEMIQSEYEAFDDSEKFVTANLECRAAIEEQYFRLKAGLLSKSPQTVPVPVAKSSTANACPISSNLTNVKLPTITLPEFDGDFNNWLTFHDTFVSMIHSSTEISCVQKFHYLRASLKGEASSLIQSIIITAANYAIAWETLVKRYSNKVILRKKHIRALLKYPKIPNNSVNALHKIIDDFQHHTKVLQQLGESVEHLDFILMELLEDKLDDASLQAWEESVSADDQPTYTKMIEFLQKRTRVLETILINRPQHSNARCTNYNTGNKKSFQPRINSNAMAAAVPKAFPLCPACEKDKHSIMDCPIFNGFDVKGRLKVVADKGLCSNCFRSDHFARVCRSKYHCKHCNKRHHSMIHPGPFTTNQLPSNSQANSNTSTSSSQIISTIATQPAGKFNLSKPVYVESGNVILSTVVLLVVDAYGQEHIARALLDTGSQPNAISERLCQQLHLPRKIVNVPIAGVDDTGSQPNAISERLCQQLHLPRKIVNVPIAGVDGTITNSKYQIRAEIRSRVSPYKEVLDFLVLRKVTNDTPPFSIITPNWEIPEHFQFADPEFNVKRRVDMIIGAGHFYSLLLEGRFRLANKGLMLVDTMFGWLVTGKMGLGEENTHQAPITCHMATVMPVDELLERFWSVEECSSSNYSLAEQQCEDLFNESTTRDSDGRYIVRLPKKENFTQLLGASKLNAFKRFKWLEKKLEKDRDLKQQYHDFMSEYIRLGHMNEISEDNLDGPDACYLPHHPVIKTASSTTKVRVVFDGSAKTRTGHSLNDALLVGPVVQDELITNVLRFRKFPIALVADIEKMYRQVSMHPEDRRLQRIFWRFHDSQPIATYELGTVTYGLAPSSFLATRTLKQLADDDGAPFPKATRALKNCLYVDDFIGGEHSVEEAIQLRNELNELLYKGGFCLRKWSSNSPDVLSDLPKQLLWTDTARNFAPDETIKTLGVNWEPASDKFRFDVSITLRDEPVTKRSVLSVIAQLYDPLGLVAPVIVRAKILLQHLWLLALDWDDEPTGQLPIGRVTPNEAFTHTGVDYCGPLYLKPTHRRAAARKCYVAVFICLTTKAVNLELVGDLSTNTFLMALNRFIWRRNKPYHMYSDNGTNFIGAKNSLQQLYNMLQPGPEQNRISKQLAEDGIQWHLIPPRSPNFGGLWEAAVKVAKTHLVRQLGSSTLSYEELATVLTMIEGCMNSRPLTPFSDDPSDLSALTPAHFLVKNMIRPLPEPDIRHVPLNRLTQYQRIQAYAQRFWYRWRNEYLKQLQLQYTVNPRPFNLDVGSVVIIKDESLSPARWPLGRIVEIHPGPDHVTRVVTLRTSSGTLKRSVSKICPLPCTSNLEDFVPESVSK; encoded by the exons ATGCAGGCGGCTAAAGCACCGAGCGAGAAGAAAATGAAGGCGAAAGAGATAAAACGAAGGAACATCATCGAAGCTCTGAAGCGAATGGATGAATTTTTGATGAATTTTGATCCAACCCAACATCAACACGAGGTTCCCATCCGGCTCGAACGTTTGGATAAGCTTATCGAGACGTTTGAGATGATCCAATCTGAATATGAGGCATTCGACGACAGCGAAAAATTCGTAACCGCGAATCTTGAGTGTAGAGCGGCTATAGAGGAACAATATTTTCGTTTAAAAGCTGGGTTGTTATCTAAATCACCACAAACCGTTCCTGTACCAGTAGCTAAAAGTTCGACTGCTAATGCCTGTCCCATCTCATCTAACTTGACAAATGTAAAGTTGCCAACGATTACTCTACCCGAGTTTGATGGAGATTTCAACAACTGGCTGACATTCCATGACACATTTGTCTCCATGATCCATTCTTCAACGGAAATTTCCTGCGTCCAGAAATTTCATTATCTTCGAGCGTCGTTGAAAGGAGAAGCATCGAGTTTGATTCAATCAATTATTATTACTGCAGCAAACTATGCAATAGCTTGGGAGACACTTGTCAAACGCTATTCAAACAAGGTTATTCTTAGAAAGAAGCACATTCGCGCTCTGCTCAAATACCCTAAAATCCCAAATAATTCGGTTAATGCTTTGCACAAAATAATTGATGACTTCCAGCACCATACGAAAGTGCTGCAGCAACTTGGTGAATCTGTTGAACATTTAGACTTTATACTGATGGAACTACTGGAGGACAAGCTGGATGATGCATCGTTACAAGCATGGGAGGAATCCGTATCAGCAGATGATCAGCCAACCTATACTAAGATGATAGAATTCCTTCAGAAGAGAACCCGTGTGCTAGAAACAATTCTCATCAACCGCCCACAACATTCTAACGCTAGATGTACTAATTACAATACCGGAAACAAAAAATCTTTTCAACCCCGAATCAACTCCAATGCCATGGCAGCAGCTGTTCCCAAAGCATTTCCGTTATGCCCTGCCTGCGAAAAGGACAAGCATTCAATAATGGATTGTCCTATCTTTAACGGATTTGACGTGAAGGGACGTTTGAAAGTAGTAGCAGACAAAGGACTTTGCAGCAACTGTTTTCGGAGCGATCATTTCGCTCGTGTATGCCGATCAAAATACCACTGTAAGCACTGCAACAAGCGCCACCACTCAATGATTCATCCCGGACCGTTTACCACTAATCAGTTGCCCAGTAATAGTCAAGCTAATAGTAACACTTCTACTAGCTCATCTCAGATTATTTCAACTATTGCCACTCAACCGGCTGGAAAATTCAATCTATCTAAGCCTGTATATGTGGAAAGTGGAAACGTTATTCTGTCGACTGTCGTCCTGCTGGTCGTCGACGCCTATGGTCAGGAACATATTGCCCGAGCTCTGTTAGACACAGGATCACAGCCAAACGCTATCAGCGAGCGCCTGTGTCAACAACTGCATCTTCCCCGAAAAATCGTAAATGTTCCAATCGCTGGAGTGGATG acACAGGATCACAGCCAAACGCTATCAGCGAGCGCCTGTGTCAACAACTGCATCTTCCCCGAAAAATCGTAAATGTTCCAATCGCTGGAGTGGATGGTACTATTACCAATTCGAAGTACCAAATACGCGCTGAAATACGCTCTAGAGTATCTCCATATAAGGAAGTGTTAGATTTCCTCGTACTACGGAAAGTTACCAACGACACCCCACCGTTTTCAATTATCACACCCAACTGGGAAATACCCGAACATTTTCAGTTTGCTGACCCCGAGTTCAACGTAAAAAGGAGAGTCGATATGATCATCGGAGCCGGTCATTTTTATTCACTGCTACTTGAGGGCCGATTCCGTTTAGCTAATAAAGGTCTTATGCTAGTTGATACTATGTTCGGCTGGCTAGTCACAGGAAAGATGGGCCTCGGCGAAGAAAATACTCATCAAGCACCAATAACTTGTCATATGGCGACAGTTATGCCCGTAGATGAGTTGCTAGAACGGTTTTGGTCAGTGGAAGAATGTAGTTCATCTAATTATTCGCTTGCTGAACAGCAATGTGAGGACTTATTCAATGAAAGCACAACACGTGATTCTGATGGGCGTTATATTGTACGCTTGCCGAAAAAGGAAAATTTCACGCAACTACTCGGAGCATCGAAGCTAAATGCTTTCAAGCGATTCAAGTGGTTGGAGAAAAAATTAGAAAAGGACCGTGATTTAAAACAGCAATATCACGACTTTATGTCGGAATACATTCGGTTGGGTCACATGAACGAAATTTCTGAAGACAACCTTGATGGTCCTGACGCCTGCTATCTACCGCACCATCCCGTAATAAAGACTGCAAGCTCTACCACAAAGGTGCGTGTCGTCTTTGACGGTTCTGCGAAAACAAGAACCGGTCATTCACTGAATGATGCCCTATTGGTTGGGCCCGTCGTACAGGACGAATTGATTACTAATGTATTACGATTCCGTAAATTCCCGATTGCGTTGGTGGCGGACATCGAAAAAATGTACCGCCAGGTTTCGATGCATCCAGAAGACCGTCGTTTGCAACGAATTTTTTGGAGATTCCATGATTCACAACCCATAGCTACATATGAGCTTGGTACCGTTACGTATGGTCTCGCTCCGTCGTCGTTTCTAGCTACAAGGACCTTaaaacaacttgccgacgatgaTGGTGCACCGTTTCCTAAAGCCACAAGAGCATTGAAAAACTGTTTATATGTCGACGATTTCATCGGCGGAGAACATTCCGTCGAAGAAGCGATCCAGTTACGCAATGAACTAAACGAACTTTTATACAAGGGTGGTTTTTGTCTTCGAAAGTGGAGCTCCAACTCACCGGATGTTTTGAGCGATTTGCCTAAACAACTCCTCTGGACGGATACCGCTCGAAATTTTGCACCAGATGAGACGATCAAAACTTTAGGTGTCAATTGGGAACCAGCATCCGATAAATTTCGGTTTGATGTATCCATAACATTGAGGGATGAGCCGGTGACGAAGCGCAGTGTCCTATCTGTTATAGCGCAGCTATATGATCCACTAGGTTTAGTGGCTCCCGTTATTGTTCGGGCAAAAATATTATTGCAACATCTTTGGTTGTTGGCTTTAGATTGGGACGATGAA CCAACAGGACAACTACCGATTGGACGAGTAACCCCCAATGAAGCTTTCACCCATACTGGTGTTGATTATTGTGGCCCTCTGTACCTGAAACCAACGCATCGTAGAGCAGCAGCAAGGAAATGTTACGTGGCCGTGTTCATTTGCCTTACGACGAAGGCCGTTAATTTGGAATTAGTTGGCGATTTATCTACCAATACTTTTCTCATGGCGCTCAACCGTTTCATTTGGCGACGAAACAAACCGTACCATATGTACTCGGACAACGGTACAAATTTCATCGGTGCAAAGAACAGTCTTCAACAACTGTACAATATGCTCCAACCAGGACCCGAACAGAATCGCATCTCCAAGCAACTTGCAGAGGACGGCATCCAGTGGCATCTGATCCCTCCACGTTCCCCTAACTTCGGGGGGCTATGGGAAGCAGCGGTTAAAGTGGCTAAAACGCATCTAGTTCGGCAGCTTGGTAGCAGTACACTCTCCTATGAAGAACTCGCCACTGTACTGACAATGATCGAAGGCTGTATGAACTCGCGACCTCTCACCCCATTTTCGGATGACCCTAGCGACCTATCAGCTTTAACTCCGGCACACTTCCTCGTTAAGAATATGATTCGTCCATTGCCAGAACCAGACATCCGACACGTTCCACTTAATCGACTAACTCAATATCAGCGAATTCAAGCCTATGCTCAAAGATTTTGGTACAGATGGAGAAATGAATATTTAAAGCAACTTCAATTGCAGTACACAGTCAACCCTCGACCGTTTAATCTTGATGTTGGATCTGTAGTGATAATCAAGGACGAATCACTTTCTCCGGCACGTTGGCCGCTCGGCCGCATTGTGGAAATACATCCAGGTCCCGATCATGTCACCCGTGTCGTGACGTTGCGCACTTCATCTGGCACACTGAAGCGATCTGTATCGAAGATATGCCCTCTGCCTTGCACATCGAATCTGGAGGACTTTGTCCCAGAATCAGTTTCCAAATAA